The genome window ATGAGAGTACAACAAACAAACAAGCCATAGTTTGGAGCTTTAAACTCAACAGTGTCATGCTCCAATTATGAATACAAACAAAGACCCTGCAGAGCCATAAAGAAGGAAACACACATATAACTTGTACATGaaccagaaaaagaaaaagaccaaACTTTTTTTACTACAGGATTTGATGGAAGGTGGAACCTTGAAAAgaagaatagaaaaaaagaaactaaataacCTCTCTTCAGTTCACTGCATGCATGTACATCTGCATCCCCACCCTAGAAACTTTTGTCTTCATGCTTGTAACaaagattaaaatatcaaacatgATGTGTTTTCAAAGGTAATAATAAAAGAGGAACAGGGTGGGAAATGGGACCCAGTTTCACCTAACGCGCATGCACTAAATCCTTGGGGGCTCAGGAGGGACCTAGTTTTTACAGCACATACCACTACTACCAGCCTCCCCATGCGTTCAAAGCATTGGTCACTTGACACATCCCATGGCAAAAAAGCTATCCATGATCATCATTTCAGGTCAACAAACAAAACCCTTCTTTTTTTAAGCAAAAAGAGCTAATAGCATACCTTGCATTGCTGCCTTTGTTGGCCCCCCATTATATAAGGCTCCCTTGAGAAAGTAAAAGATGACAAACAAACCGTCCCCACAGAGCTAAAGCCGGTGTAGtgatttcaaattcatcaatcATTCTTGGTTAAGACTttggttttgtttcttttttcttttttttttttaaatttcatcctTCTTTTCCCACCACTTAGCCAACAAGTTACTAGAAAGGAAGGAGTGTAACCTAGAAGTGGTTCACTCCTAAAGTCTCGGCTTCGAGCTTTAAAGACTTCAGGTAATCTACAGATTCATCAAGGACCAGTAATGGGTCCTTTCCTTTTGTACCAGGTATTATGCTCTCAAGGATTTTTAGTGTCAAGTGAATCTTATCCTTCATCGACTGTTCAGTATGTAAAATCTCCCCTCGGTAGCTTGATTCTGCATTGCTGTCATACTCGTGAGAGCCTTCCAATTTCACTGAACAAGCGCCATCCACCATTATCAATTGCTTATGCCCACCATTCAGTAGTTTTTGCCTTTTGTTTGGACCATCAGAACTAGCAACTTGCTCAATTACATCATAATCATGGCCTTGATTCTGATAGCTTCGCTTAATTCCAATTGGAGAGTGAGCGGTGCTCATTACTTCATCATCATCACAATCATCATCACCGACACCAAAatcctcctcctcttcatcagagTAAAGCAAAGCATTAAGTTCTTCAGTGTCTTCACGCATCTCACTCCCTTCAACCCCCAAATGGTTCTCATCATATTCCTTCTGTAAAGCTGGTGGTGTCGGAATAAGACTATTTGTCTTAACTGCTTGCACCCCTTCATGGATATCAAGAGATGAAGCTAGCTCCGTAATGGCAGTTGCCGCATGCTGATGCGGTGATCGGAAAGAGCCACAAATTAACCTTGTCTGACTCCCTGAATGATCAAAAATTATCAGCCCTTTCTGCAAGGAGCCAGACACAAAATTAGCTGCAGCCCTGCCAGTGTGCCCATTAGCAATCTTGAATTGCTGCTCATTGAGAAATGAACCTCGACAGGGCAACGAAGTAGGGAAACTGGGGTATAACTGCTGAAGCAACCCATGAGGTTGATACTTTTGTTCCGTTTTTAAGACAGAAATATCTGCAGACCCAGGCATTGCAATTTTTGCAGGAAGCAAATGAGTGCCATAATTCATACCAGGAACCAAAGACCCCAATTTTGACACACTCGCAGAAAGCATGTGACTGCTAGGATTTATACATGCAGGCAAGCATTCTGGCTGCCTGGGCTCTAACGATGCACTCATGCAACTTAACTCGGGCAGTTGCCGAGAAGAATGCTGCGGGAAAACCCAAGAATTATTGGTCTTAACCATCCAACTAGAACAAACTCCTGCAGATTACAAGTAATAATTTTGTCACGGGAACCAAACCAATAAATTAATACCGATGCAAAACAAGATGAGGCAAGTGGTAACAACATACCAGGCGATGGACAATGCTCAATACCgtagtttcaatttttaaactctTCTTTAAGGAACAaatgttgaaaagaaaaactttatAAATTCCAGCTTGATAATATATCAAAGATAAGGATTCAATCTACGTGACAGGTTTAAGCAGATGACGAAAGTACTCAGCCTGGAAAAcataaaattgacataatatcAGTTTAAACAtccatttataataattatcgATACAAAGAATTAATTGAAGCAACTGTTGagtaaaaaaggaaatgaatgaaaataaaatttcaactaacCTGGCAATCCTCCATTGGTTGAAAGCATGCAATTACTCTAACTACAATTGTTGGTTTTCCGGCAATCCCGTTTTCGTGTTTCAACGCTCTAAATCTTGTTTGACTAGCTGCTTGGCACACCATAACTACGTATTTCTCCTTGGATTAATCACTCCTATCGATAATGGATGAGAACAAAGCTAACCAAATTGACCAAGATATAagacaaataaaatatctaCCTAGTACTAAAGAAATGGTTTGATTGGAAGAAGTGGCAGAAGGAGCTCAAATTACGACTAGTGTTTAACTGACAATCTTTTCTAACTAATCCTATATTGATCacgaaaaaaggaaaaaaagtggGTAGATCCCATTGATGGCCGAACAAGGTAGCTAATAGAAAATTAAGGTAAATTGAAAAGgcataaattttacaaaataactcGGCAGTACAAATTCAATCGCACAACGATTCGGAACACATCAACCAAGACACTCCACCAAGGCATGCCGTTTCCCTTCTATGTTTTACCAAATTGTCCCCAGCTTTTATGTTCTTTGTTGGTACACAACCAGATATTTCTGCAAAAAGGAAAGGTCTAATTAGAAGAGAGGCACTACTacgaaaaattgaaaacataagATATGAATATGGCAGTCAAAACAGCATAAACCACTTATTAATATGAATACGAACATAACATAAAACAATTCTTATGAATATGGATGATGCAATTTTTCTTCATAGAGCCTATGTTAACTCTTCATCTTCTCTAAAGTACCTATGTTCGACACCATATTCAAACAGTATATGGGGATACACTCATCCAAGCACTTACATTGAGCCCCATGAGATATCTTAGAATATAAAAGTTCATCACATACAAATTCCAATTTCATTTCAGTCCCATCATTTCTCATAATAacactaaataaataaactgaTATATAAACCAAGCAAAATTTAATTCTAGAATTAAATGTAACTACTGatataaacaaatttcattatataaaaAGGAACACATGACTAAAAAATCCTGGAAACTGAAATATTATAAGAAAcccaaaaagaaagaacaagtaCAATAAACCCTAGAGAGATGACAACCGAAGAAAGTGATAAAAGTCACAAAACAccaaattcaactcaatataTATTCTCTTAATTCTTCaaaatggaatatatatataagataaaatacAAACTATGATGAAATCAACCCCCCTCAAAgaaattgattatataaaacccaaagaagccttcttcttttttttctccaaaattttaacaatttatcaGAAATCAACATCCAAGAACAAGATCCTCAAAAACCCAGAAATAATATGGGAAATCAAAACCTTCCCCCTTTTAGTCaacaaacagaaacaaaacAAGCCCATCAAGCAAACAACATACAAGAACCTGTAAAAAGGATGAAACTTTGAATATAAAAacttacagaaaaaaaaaacgaaagcTTGATATTATGGGATCCCAAAGGTACCAAAGAGATAAGCTGAAGACAGAATCTTAAGAGAactaagagagaaaaaaagaagagaacagTTAAAACTCAAAAGAGGAAACAAATGTGTGTAAAAGAGGTGAGTGTGTTAAGGGACAGTGAGAATATATAGAGAATTTGGTAATTTGGCTGCCCAATTTACCCACCATTTCTTCCGCCAATTATTGCTATGCTATACCATTTTTTTC of Gossypium raimondii isolate GPD5lz chromosome 3, ASM2569854v1, whole genome shotgun sequence contains these proteins:
- the LOC105795106 gene encoding transcription factor bHLH143 — translated: MVKTNNSWVFPQHSSRQLPELSCMSASLEPRQPECLPACINPSSHMLSASVSKLGSLVPGMNYGTHLLPAKIAMPGSADISVLKTEQKYQPHGLLQQLYPSFPTSLPCRGSFLNEQQFKIANGHTGRAAANFVSGSLQKGLIIFDHSGSQTRLICGSFRSPHQHAATAITELASSLDIHEGVQAVKTNSLIPTPPALQKEYDENHLGVEGSEMREDTEELNALLYSDEEEEDFGVGDDDCDDDEVMSTAHSPIGIKRSYQNQGHDYDVIEQVASSDGPNKRQKLLNGGHKQLIMVDGACSVKLEGSHEYDSNAESSYRGEILHTEQSMKDKIHLTLKILESIIPGTKGKDPLLVLDESVDYLKSLKLEAETLGVNHF